The following proteins are co-located in the Haloarcula marismortui ATCC 43049 genome:
- a CDS encoding CheF family chemotaxis protein: MSESVIADFVGKFNSEVAGRGDPIRGRVVLSQKRLVLAASEDDKLTIPLDSIFDIAVGQVPPDLGDFFDSTVTIAFEHRGKRLVAAIEAGDEKIEKFGTVLFKAIINGTETTVKERARVGGRVTEESFKTAKLFLTPGNVEFRRSDGSFNVDLKTVSDFDRNTREINGKGRPVLTVRHMKDGTAMTTLAAMASNRKMSILGRYLRREYAELMEEIEDVDLTKDKKEVLVAMYSTGDMDGMPLASILGKDSSQVSMILQDLAADGLVQDGSDGPTLTPTGKVVASRHLEDVNA, encoded by the coding sequence ATGTCGGAATCAGTGATCGCGGATTTCGTCGGCAAATTCAACTCCGAAGTGGCCGGTCGGGGCGACCCTATCAGAGGTCGGGTCGTCCTCTCCCAGAAGCGGCTGGTACTGGCCGCAAGCGAGGACGACAAGCTGACGATTCCACTGGATTCGATTTTCGACATCGCCGTCGGGCAGGTCCCGCCCGATCTGGGCGATTTCTTCGACTCGACAGTGACGATTGCCTTCGAGCACAGGGGAAAGCGACTCGTCGCAGCCATCGAAGCCGGCGACGAGAAAATAGAGAAGTTCGGGACGGTACTGTTCAAGGCCATCATCAATGGGACCGAGACAACGGTCAAAGAGCGCGCCCGTGTCGGTGGTCGCGTCACGGAGGAGTCGTTCAAGACCGCGAAGCTGTTTCTCACGCCCGGTAACGTCGAGTTCCGACGCAGCGACGGGTCGTTCAACGTCGACCTGAAGACAGTGTCAGACTTCGACCGGAACACGCGGGAGATTAACGGGAAGGGCCGGCCAGTGCTGACAGTCCGGCACATGAAAGACGGGACGGCCATGACGACGCTGGCTGCGATGGCATCGAACCGCAAGATGTCCATCCTCGGGCGCTATCTCCGCCGTGAGTACGCCGAGCTCATGGAGGAGATCGAAGACGTCGACCTCACGAAGGACAAAAAGGAGGTGCTGGTCGCAATGTACTCGACCGGCGACATGGACGGAATGCCGCTTGCGAGCATTCTCGGGAAGGACTCCTCGCAGGTGTCGATGATTCTCCAGGATCTCGCCGCTGACGGGCTCGTACAGGACGGCTCCGACGGGCCGACGCTCACGCCGACTGGGAAGGTCGTCGCCAGCCGTCACCTGGAAGATGTGAACGCCTGA
- a CDS encoding dCTP deaminase, with protein sequence MTDFGEYVTDIVHEPTQTDSPGFDLTVAAVYEVVEPGRIDFGGGELDAAEVVPHASEKRNPDDDYEWWTLRGGQYLVEYNESLTGEATVTLQPRTALLERGATHPTLHVDALPRVPVSVGSAGLKLKENARVSTIVGAEE encoded by the coding sequence ATGACAGACTTCGGCGAGTACGTCACGGATATCGTCCACGAACCGACCCAGACCGACAGCCCGGGGTTCGACCTCACCGTCGCTGCGGTGTATGAAGTCGTCGAACCGGGACGAATCGACTTCGGCGGCGGTGAGCTTGATGCGGCTGAAGTGGTGCCTCACGCAAGCGAAAAGCGGAACCCGGACGACGATTACGAGTGGTGGACGCTGCGAGGCGGCCAGTACCTCGTCGAGTACAACGAGTCGCTGACCGGCGAGGCGACGGTGACGCTCCAGCCGCGGACGGCACTGCTCGAACGTGGGGCGACTCACCCGACTCTGCACGTCGACGCGCTCCCGCGCGTGCCAGTATCGGTCGGCAGCGCAGGGCTGAAGCTCAAAGAAAACGCCAGAGTCAGTACGATTGTCGGAGCCGAGGAGTAA
- a CDS encoding DUF5807 family protein, producing the protein MTKHTEFLAGERPEDVLFFLHEDAVSNPGALAEYADEVEDGHILVLPGDDGRSAFQSATGIDPMGLAQEAMGTEGDIHDDLTDAVCPVAEEEPESNHTTRFVFAFAEEQNEDVGGLYAEGDVVHAYAVCACGERYSDKWVVGE; encoded by the coding sequence ATGACCAAACACACGGAGTTTCTGGCGGGCGAGCGGCCTGAAGACGTGCTCTTCTTCCTGCACGAGGACGCCGTCTCGAACCCGGGCGCACTGGCTGAGTACGCTGACGAAGTCGAGGACGGGCACATCCTCGTCCTGCCGGGCGACGACGGCCGGAGTGCGTTCCAGTCGGCGACGGGCATCGACCCGATGGGGCTGGCTCAAGAGGCGATGGGCACGGAGGGCGACATTCACGACGACCTGACCGACGCGGTCTGTCCGGTCGCCGAGGAAGAACCGGAGAGCAACCACACGACCCGGTTTGTCTTCGCCTTCGCCGAAGAACAGAACGAGGACGTAGGCGGCCTCTACGCTGAGGGCGACGTGGTCCACGCCTACGCGGTGTGTGCCTGCGGGGAACGGTACAGCGACAAGTGGGTCGTCGGGGAGTAG
- a CDS encoding DHH family phosphoesterase — translation MDDWLIDDDRLSIGRKSVLPGEGFFIPDSYEEEQAEAEAAETLQDAGVIVIADPDADGLACTALIREAYGEGALLPAGPHELTEALEWTAEYADPDATVFICDLCPDRESDIAPLDSLVDTAERVVWFDHHQWPDDLAADVDAAGVERTVGDSEEVCTADVALSELDYDFDEQWADLAAVTRDHDLWIRDDPRSDDLADLSYWSEPEEYIEAVRDHGPDLSPEFHEFLDEKRVEKEALIEKAVDRAELRDVGEWTVGVTYGRCSQNEVAEALREQGADAAVIVKPAGSASIRGTDSFERAHEVAQQVNGGGHPKAAGCKPDIYDDMMDYAHHWTTQGAVAKQAIVDAFRRLPEEEEEGVDTDR, via the coding sequence ATGGACGATTGGCTCATCGACGACGACCGCCTCTCTATCGGCCGCAAATCTGTACTCCCCGGTGAGGGGTTCTTTATTCCGGATTCCTACGAAGAAGAGCAAGCCGAAGCCGAAGCCGCCGAGACGCTGCAGGACGCCGGCGTCATTGTTATCGCCGACCCCGACGCTGACGGACTGGCCTGTACCGCGCTGATTCGCGAGGCCTACGGCGAAGGCGCGCTGCTGCCCGCCGGCCCGCATGAACTCACGGAGGCGCTCGAATGGACCGCCGAGTACGCCGACCCCGACGCGACCGTCTTCATCTGTGACCTCTGTCCCGACCGCGAGTCCGACATCGCCCCGCTCGATTCACTGGTCGACACCGCCGAGCGGGTCGTCTGGTTCGACCACCACCAGTGGCCCGACGACCTCGCCGCCGACGTGGACGCGGCCGGCGTCGAACGCACCGTTGGCGACTCTGAGGAGGTATGTACCGCCGACGTGGCGCTGTCGGAACTCGACTACGACTTCGACGAGCAGTGGGCCGACCTCGCCGCCGTCACCCGCGACCACGACCTCTGGATCCGTGACGACCCCCGAAGCGACGACCTCGCAGACCTCTCGTACTGGAGCGAGCCAGAGGAGTACATCGAGGCAGTTCGGGACCACGGCCCCGACCTCTCCCCGGAGTTCCATGAGTTCCTTGACGAGAAGCGCGTCGAGAAGGAGGCACTCATCGAGAAGGCCGTCGACCGGGCCGAACTCCGCGACGTAGGCGAGTGGACAGTTGGCGTCACCTACGGCCGCTGTTCGCAGAACGAGGTCGCCGAAGCCCTCCGCGAGCAGGGCGCGGACGCCGCCGTCATCGTCAAACCCGCCGGCTCTGCCTCCATTCGCGGGACGGACAGCTTCGAGCGCGCCCACGAGGTCGCCCAGCAGGTCAACGGCGGCGGCCACCCGAAAGCCGCGGGCTGCAAGCCCGACATCTACGACGACATGATGGATTACGCCCACCACTGGACGACGCAAGGGGCCGTTGCGAAACAGGCTATCGTGGACGCGTTCCGGCGGTTGCCTGAGGAAGAAGAGGAAGGTGTCGATACCGACCGATAG
- a CDS encoding PAS domain S-box protein, whose amino-acid sequence MTRCSKRHGIGHTVRSAGYTLQTGGPIVVEDLRTEDRFSGPPLLLDHGVVSGISVVIGETDDPWGVIGTHSTDQLTFTDDDVTFVQNVDNLLGNAIQRHRSEQRRRESERRFREIAEVSPDTIFRLDIDGVFTFVSPAIESLLGYSPEELVDTPFRSYVPEERLEAAFDGFSRVAAGETVREFELRLTDADGEPVYVEVSASPVTHDGSVRFVQGLVRDVTNRTKRERRLERLKAQYETLIENLPEMGVFLFDRDCRYTVAGGGEISSAGLTPADFEGSKPHDLFSEAIADELEHYYREALDGHSHSFEQQYRGKHYRVQTVPVRDDNGEVISGLAVSEDVTARRERQRTLERQNERLREFAGVVSHDLRNPLNVAQGRLKLARAECDSEHLDNVAAAIERSNRLIDDLLTLASSGDEVTETASLDLGAVVDGCWQNVPTDGATLVVRSEQTVVADRGRLEQLLENLVRNAVEHAFPQSEVSLDAAEGDASDLTVTVGALEDGFYVEDTGPGIPPEERDDVFKGGYSTAADGTGFGLRIVRQIAEAHGWTVTVADGEHGGARFEVRGIETT is encoded by the coding sequence CTGACGCGCTGCTCGAAGCGCCACGGGATAGGCCACACCGTCCGATCGGCCGGGTACACGCTCCAGACCGGGGGACCGATCGTCGTCGAGGATCTGCGCACTGAGGACCGCTTTAGCGGCCCGCCGCTGTTACTGGACCACGGCGTCGTGAGTGGTATCAGCGTCGTCATCGGCGAGACCGACGACCCGTGGGGCGTCATCGGCACCCACTCGACCGACCAACTCACGTTCACCGACGACGACGTGACGTTCGTCCAGAACGTCGATAATCTGCTTGGCAACGCTATCCAGCGCCACCGGTCTGAGCAGCGCCGGCGCGAGAGCGAGCGTCGATTCCGTGAGATCGCGGAGGTGAGTCCCGACACGATATTTCGGCTGGACATCGACGGCGTGTTCACCTTCGTCTCCCCGGCCATCGAATCGCTTCTCGGTTACTCTCCCGAGGAACTGGTCGACACTCCCTTCCGGAGCTACGTTCCGGAAGAGCGCTTAGAAGCGGCGTTTGACGGATTCTCCAGGGTCGCGGCTGGCGAGACCGTCCGCGAATTTGAACTGCGCCTCACCGACGCAGACGGGGAGCCAGTCTATGTTGAGGTCAGCGCCAGCCCGGTCACACACGACGGGTCAGTTCGGTTCGTGCAGGGACTCGTGCGGGACGTAACTAACCGGACGAAACGCGAGCGACGGCTCGAACGGCTCAAGGCACAGTACGAGACCCTTATCGAGAACCTGCCCGAGATGGGCGTGTTCCTCTTCGACCGCGACTGTCGGTACACCGTCGCCGGCGGCGGCGAAATTTCGTCTGCCGGGCTCACGCCGGCTGATTTCGAGGGCTCGAAACCCCACGACCTGTTTTCGGAGGCAATTGCCGACGAACTCGAGCACTACTACCGCGAGGCGCTCGACGGTCATTCCCACAGCTTCGAACAGCAGTATCGGGGCAAGCACTACCGGGTCCAGACGGTCCCGGTTCGGGACGACAATGGGGAGGTCATCTCCGGGCTGGCGGTGTCGGAAGATGTCACAGCCCGCAGAGAGCGCCAGCGGACGCTGGAACGCCAGAACGAACGTCTCCGGGAGTTCGCTGGCGTGGTCAGCCACGACCTCCGGAATCCGCTCAACGTCGCGCAGGGACGACTAAAGCTAGCTCGGGCGGAATGCGACAGCGAGCACCTCGACAACGTCGCCGCGGCCATCGAACGGAGCAACAGGCTCATCGACGACCTGCTGACGCTCGCCAGCAGCGGGGACGAGGTCACCGAGACGGCGTCGCTGGACCTTGGAGCAGTCGTCGACGGATGCTGGCAGAACGTTCCGACGGACGGCGCGACACTTGTGGTTCGGTCGGAACAGACGGTCGTGGCGGACCGGGGGCGGCTCGAACAGCTACTCGAAAACCTCGTTCGGAACGCCGTCGAACACGCCTTCCCACAGTCTGAGGTGTCGCTGGACGCCGCCGAAGGGGACGCGAGCGACCTGACCGTGACCGTCGGTGCGCTTGAGGACGGGTTCTACGTCGAGGACACTGGCCCCGGAATCCCGCCAGAGGAGCGTGACGACGTTTTCAAGGGTGGCTACTCGACTGCCGCGGACGGGACCGGATTCGGGCTTCGTATCGTCAGGCAAATCGCCGAGGCCCACGGATGGACAGTTACCGTCGCTGACGGCGAGCACGGCGGCGCGCGGTTCGAAGTTCGCGGCATCGAGACGACGTGA
- a CDS encoding universal stress protein — MFDTVVIATDGSGSAERAVEAALDLAARFDATVHGLYVVDTGEVETTPEEVREALERALATTGGRALSFILEAADAEADEELVTAVREGDPADEICTYAMEHDADVIVSGTRGRHGEHGYLLGSVAEELVREAPMPVLTVRQLEGEPNPERTEV, encoded by the coding sequence ATGTTCGATACGGTGGTCATCGCCACGGACGGCTCCGGCAGCGCAGAGCGGGCCGTCGAGGCGGCGCTGGACCTGGCAGCACGCTTCGACGCAACTGTCCACGGGCTGTACGTCGTCGACACCGGCGAGGTTGAGACGACTCCCGAAGAGGTTCGCGAGGCGCTGGAGCGCGCGCTGGCGACCACTGGCGGCCGCGCCCTCTCGTTCATTCTGGAGGCCGCCGACGCCGAGGCAGACGAGGAACTCGTTACTGCTGTTCGGGAGGGCGACCCGGCCGACGAAATCTGCACGTACGCAATGGAACACGACGCCGATGTCATCGTCAGCGGGACCCGTGGCCGCCACGGCGAACACGGCTATCTGCTGGGCAGTGTCGCCGAGGAACTCGTCCGGGAGGCTCCCATGCCGGTGCTGACGGTCCGCCAGCTCGAAGGCGAGCCCAACCCAGAGCGAACCGAGGTCTGA
- a CDS encoding universal stress protein translates to MDIDLVLAPVDGSDQSERAAEYAIAVAERYDADLHLLFVIDERLHQDIDSGDVSATAIAEEHQAFTESIRDRFRDAHDGVFETSSATAFSETRLMQTPGSVVLDVAEDLDSDFIVVPREEGSEEAVGRAAIYVIEYASQPVLTV, encoded by the coding sequence ATGGATATCGACCTCGTACTCGCGCCGGTCGACGGCAGCGACCAGTCGGAACGAGCGGCCGAGTACGCGATCGCCGTTGCGGAGCGGTATGACGCCGACCTCCACCTGCTGTTCGTCATCGACGAACGACTTCACCAGGATATCGATAGCGGCGACGTGAGCGCGACCGCGATCGCCGAGGAGCACCAGGCGTTCACCGAGAGCATCCGAGACCGGTTCCGCGACGCACACGACGGCGTGTTCGAAACGTCGTCCGCGACCGCGTTCTCAGAGACACGACTCATGCAGACGCCGGGCAGCGTCGTCCTCGACGTGGCGGAGGACCTCGATTCGGATTTCATCGTCGTCCCACGCGAGGAAGGAAGCGAAGAGGCCGTCGGGCGCGCGGCGATCTACGTCATCGAATACGCTAGCCAGCCGGTCCTCACCGTTTAG
- a CDS encoding GNAT family N-acetyltransferase, which yields MTRTYPDEPAEEFPQPPRTITDREDRSIDVIPADDADTESLVEMYLDFDPADRAQGIPPVKEEAIREWLDTILNGDCVNVVAKHDDTVAGHATLVPDNEDEHELAIFVLQAYQGAGIGTALVETLLGQGQSKGIDHVWLTVERWNDPAISLYEKVGFEISSAESFEIEMAIRI from the coding sequence ATGACTCGCACCTACCCAGACGAACCCGCCGAAGAGTTCCCACAGCCACCGCGGACGATCACCGACCGCGAGGACCGCTCCATCGACGTCATCCCTGCGGACGACGCCGATACGGAGAGCCTCGTCGAGATGTACCTCGACTTCGACCCCGCCGACCGGGCGCAAGGCATCCCACCGGTCAAAGAGGAAGCTATCCGCGAGTGGCTCGACACGATCCTCAACGGCGACTGTGTCAACGTCGTTGCCAAACACGACGACACTGTCGCCGGCCACGCGACGCTGGTCCCGGACAACGAGGACGAGCACGAACTCGCTATCTTCGTGTTACAGGCCTACCAGGGTGCTGGTATCGGGACAGCGCTGGTCGAGACGCTGCTGGGTCAGGGACAGAGTAAAGGCATCGACCACGTCTGGCTCACCGTCGAGCGGTGGAACGACCCGGCGATCTCGCTGTACGAGAAGGTCGGGTTCGAGATCAGTAGCGCCGAGAGCTTCGAAATAGAGATGGCGATCCGAATCTAA
- a CDS encoding universal stress protein, with protein sequence MKILLGVGGSELSYQALTETLDRVAETGDELTVAVFDNEDNDADLEAVQQRIQERIDESGLEPPIRRVEGTSPGSELVNIAESEGFDRIVLGGGGRSPLGKIQLGPIVEFVLLNAQTPVTLIR encoded by the coding sequence ATGAAAATACTGCTCGGTGTCGGAGGCAGCGAACTGTCCTACCAGGCACTGACCGAAACACTCGACCGCGTCGCGGAAACAGGCGACGAACTGACCGTCGCTGTCTTCGACAACGAAGACAACGACGCCGACCTCGAAGCGGTCCAGCAACGGATACAGGAGCGTATCGACGAAAGCGGGCTCGAACCCCCGATTCGCCGTGTCGAAGGCACCTCACCGGGAAGTGAGCTGGTGAACATCGCTGAGAGCGAAGGGTTCGATAGAATCGTCCTCGGCGGTGGCGGCCGCTCGCCGCTCGGAAAGATACAGCTCGGCCCCATTGTCGAGTTCGTCCTGCTGAACGCACAGACGCCGGTGACTCTCATCCGATGA
- a CDS encoding DUF5806 family protein, producing MTEGAPPDETDVEAADDGSAGHQPDDPAAADDGADDGETTESGPADSATEGTAPAEPTSGTAVSEASDVPSDVQKYDRFKKIEGGTYDRANDFLRDRTYITAREWAIARLCADFRTETGVEMTKIGENLPELVPFMTDTYTPQAVNQARAAFEDKVRKAGATFLYGAMCDFFTAEDLDDVMYEATEVAKFLLEVEGVDLAVEDEMEAEDRISSVMREVREQSAALRHDEVCCPECGNEFQVDE from the coding sequence ATGACTGAGGGCGCACCGCCGGACGAGACGGATGTCGAGGCGGCAGACGACGGTTCGGCCGGCCACCAGCCGGACGACCCGGCGGCCGCGGATGACGGGGCCGACGACGGCGAGACCACGGAAAGCGGCCCCGCCGACTCGGCCACCGAGGGGACAGCACCGGCCGAGCCAACCAGCGGGACAGCGGTTTCTGAAGCCAGTGACGTCCCGTCCGACGTACAGAAGTACGACCGCTTCAAGAAAATCGAGGGCGGGACCTACGACCGCGCGAACGATTTCCTCCGGGACCGGACGTACATCACCGCCCGCGAGTGGGCCATCGCCCGCCTCTGTGCTGACTTCCGGACCGAAACTGGCGTCGAGATGACGAAAATCGGGGAGAACCTCCCAGAACTCGTCCCGTTCATGACGGACACGTACACGCCACAGGCGGTTAATCAGGCCCGCGCTGCCTTCGAGGACAAAGTCCGGAAGGCCGGCGCGACGTTCCTCTACGGCGCGATGTGTGACTTCTTCACCGCTGAGGACCTCGATGACGTGATGTACGAGGCTACCGAAGTCGCAAAATTCCTCCTCGAAGTCGAGGGCGTCGACCTCGCCGTCGAAGACGAGATGGAGGCCGAAGACCGGATCTCCTCGGTGATGCGGGAGGTCCGCGAGCAGTCGGCGGCGCTGCGACACGACGAGGTGTGTTGTCCGGAGTGTGGCAATGAATTCCAGGTTGACGAGTAG
- a CDS encoding DUF7529 family protein: protein MNDPADPESNPFDRVVGHWEQVIEDMAATATQYRDDGREAIELHPGDVTVLTGEPRTMAEQTGEYEPETRRLGFDVVVPGDEFRRVADALEDRTVERSEVFRATDDGMVFLLVALECGDDLAVLVPLYYDRTERADLSQVAADHGLYSHIRPLSDDEVVTVTHEDPEPFFPD from the coding sequence ATGAACGACCCTGCCGACCCCGAATCTAACCCCTTCGACCGTGTCGTCGGTCACTGGGAGCAGGTCATCGAGGATATGGCTGCGACGGCCACACAGTACCGAGACGACGGGCGCGAGGCTATCGAACTCCACCCCGGCGACGTGACGGTGCTGACCGGTGAGCCGCGGACGATGGCCGAACAGACCGGCGAGTACGAGCCCGAAACCCGGCGACTCGGCTTTGATGTCGTGGTTCCCGGCGATGAGTTCCGGCGCGTCGCCGACGCGCTCGAAGACCGCACCGTCGAGCGCAGCGAGGTGTTCCGGGCGACCGACGACGGGATGGTGTTCCTGCTTGTCGCGCTGGAATGTGGCGACGACCTCGCCGTGCTCGTGCCGCTATACTACGACCGGACCGAGCGCGCGGACCTCTCGCAGGTCGCCGCCGACCACGGACTGTACTCGCATATCCGACCGCTTAGCGACGACGAGGTAGTTACCGTCACTCACGAGGACCCTGAGCCGTTCTTCCCTGACTGA
- a CDS encoding dipeptide ABC transporter ATP-binding protein: MRDLLTLSDLRTQFETDRGTVKAVDGIDLTVREGETVGLVGESGSGKSVTALSAMDIVDEPGHIAGGQIRFGALGTVTRLSRQYPKAVRTADEGSGFITIDAATVDRSRLPASLETTADDRTLAKQFIQEAPKKALPETGDAPVTITDGYVDLTAAPERVMRDIRGGDMGMIFQDPMTSLNPAITVGEQVAESLRLHRYGSKRNDSWFNAVREITPSISRGSEMDEEIRSDVISLLEEVGIPEPADRVNEYPHEFSGGMRQRVLIAIALACRPKLLVADEPTTALDVTIQAQILDLIDDLQADLGMSVLFITHDLGVVAETCDRVAVMYAGEIVEEGPVEEIFQNPSHPYTYTLLESIPGEGTERLTPIEGNVPSLIDMPSGCHFADRCPWAEPECREGEIPSLQHGPDDVTHRSKCIHESFDTSEYGTGDTGVAATETTRTDRQLMEVDGLKKHFSRADDLLDKYIGREPESVKAVDGVSMDIYEGETLGLVGESGCGKSTTGRTILRLLEPTDGKVVFAGQDLSELDKSGLREVRRDLQMIFQDPMSSLDPRMTVGQTIMEPLKIHDLPEDTGDGSRREQRVERVADLMEAVGLDPDQYDRYPHELSGGQRQRVGIARALAVDPDFIVCDEPVSALDVSVQAQIINLLEDLQHEFGLTYLFIAHDLSVVRHICDRVAVMYLGEVVEVADTPDLFADPKHPYTRALMSAIPEPDPTVEADRILLKGDVPSPIDPPSGCHFRTRCPEVIPPDIDIEQETYREVMDYRQRVEDEAISIDAVREQAGDADSATAATDGGANLTEQPSGRGQVPMSAFKQTMFDRFFETDLAGENRRVVETSIEHLADEDWDAAASVLQDRFESVCETQHPELQPDSHPAACHLYDQNDSDST, translated from the coding sequence ATGCGCGACCTCTTAACATTATCTGACCTCCGTACCCAGTTCGAGACGGACCGCGGCACCGTCAAAGCCGTCGACGGCATCGACCTCACTGTCAGGGAGGGGGAAACCGTCGGTCTGGTCGGCGAATCCGGATCGGGGAAATCTGTCACAGCGTTATCGGCAATGGATATCGTCGACGAGCCCGGGCACATCGCCGGCGGGCAGATCCGGTTTGGCGCACTTGGGACAGTCACACGGCTGTCCCGGCAGTATCCGAAGGCAGTACGGACAGCCGACGAAGGCAGCGGCTTCATCACCATCGACGCGGCGACGGTCGACCGGAGTCGGCTCCCCGCGTCGCTTGAGACGACGGCCGATGACCGGACGCTGGCAAAGCAGTTCATTCAGGAAGCCCCAAAGAAGGCCCTCCCGGAGACCGGTGACGCGCCCGTCACGATTACCGACGGCTACGTTGACCTGACGGCAGCCCCGGAGCGGGTGATGCGGGACATCCGCGGCGGCGATATGGGGATGATCTTCCAGGACCCGATGACCTCGCTGAATCCCGCGATAACGGTCGGGGAACAGGTCGCGGAGAGCCTGCGCCTTCACCGCTACGGGAGCAAGCGAAACGACTCGTGGTTCAACGCCGTCCGTGAGATCACGCCCTCGATCAGCCGGGGCAGCGAGATGGACGAGGAGATCCGGTCTGACGTTATCTCGCTGCTGGAGGAGGTCGGTATCCCGGAACCGGCCGACCGTGTCAACGAGTACCCCCACGAGTTCTCCGGCGGGATGCGCCAGCGCGTGCTCATCGCCATCGCGCTGGCGTGCCGCCCGAAGCTGCTGGTCGCCGACGAGCCGACGACGGCGCTCGACGTGACCATTCAGGCGCAGATTCTGGACCTCATCGACGACCTGCAGGCGGACCTCGGGATGTCGGTGCTGTTCATCACGCACGACCTCGGCGTCGTCGCGGAGACCTGCGACCGCGTCGCCGTGATGTACGCCGGCGAAATCGTCGAGGAAGGGCCGGTCGAGGAGATATTCCAGAACCCATCACACCCGTACACGTACACGCTCCTCGAATCGATACCGGGCGAGGGGACAGAGCGACTGACGCCAATCGAAGGGAACGTCCCCAGCCTCATCGACATGCCCAGTGGCTGCCACTTCGCCGACCGCTGTCCATGGGCCGAACCCGAGTGTCGTGAGGGCGAGATTCCGTCTCTCCAGCACGGTCCGGACGATGTCACCCACCGCTCGAAGTGCATCCACGAATCGTTCGACACGAGCGAGTACGGCACCGGCGACACCGGCGTTGCCGCGACGGAGACGACGCGAACGGACAGACAGCTCATGGAAGTCGACGGGCTGAAAAAGCACTTCTCGCGGGCCGACGACCTGCTGGACAAGTACATTGGCCGCGAGCCGGAGTCAGTCAAGGCCGTCGACGGCGTCTCGATGGACATCTACGAGGGCGAGACGCTGGGGCTCGTCGGCGAGTCCGGCTGTGGGAAATCGACGACCGGGCGAACCATCCTCCGGCTACTCGAACCGACAGATGGGAAAGTAGTTTTCGCCGGGCAAGACCTTTCGGAGCTTGATAAAAGTGGCCTGCGAGAGGTGCGTCGGGACCTGCAGATGATTTTCCAAGACCCGATGTCCAGCCTCGACCCACGGATGACCGTCGGCCAGACGATTATGGAGCCGCTGAAAATTCATGACCTCCCGGAAGACACCGGTGACGGCTCACGCCGCGAGCAGCGGGTCGAGCGCGTGGCGGACCTCATGGAGGCGGTGGGACTCGACCCAGACCAGTACGACCGCTACCCGCACGAACTGTCCGGCGGACAGCGCCAGCGCGTCGGCATCGCCCGCGCGCTCGCCGTCGACCCCGATTTCATCGTCTGTGACGAGCCCGTTTCGGCGCTGGACGTGAGCGTGCAGGCCCAGATAATCAATCTCCTGGAGGACCTCCAGCATGAGTTCGGCCTGACGTACCTGTTCATCGCTCACGATCTGAGCGTGGTTCGCCACATCTGTGACCGCGTCGCGGTGATGTATCTCGGCGAAGTGGTCGAAGTCGCCGACACGCCGGACCTGTTTGCGGACCCGAAACACCCCTATACGCGAGCGCTCATGTCGGCGATTCCGGAACCAGACCCGACCGTGGAAGCCGACCGGATACTGCTGAAGGGCGACGTTCCATCACCGATTGACCCACCGTCGGGCTGTCACTTCCGGACTCGCTGTCCCGAGGTCATCCCACCAGATATCGACATCGAGCAGGAGACGTACCGCGAGGTAATGGACTACCGGCAACGGGTCGAGGACGAGGCCATCTCCATCGATGCAGTTCGGGAGCAGGCCGGAGACGCCGACAGCGCCACAGCGGCGACGGACGGCGGCGCGAACCTCACCGAGCAGCCGAGCGGCAGGGGACAGGTGCCGATGTCCGCGTTCAAACAGACGATGTTCGACCGGTTCTTCGAAACGGACCTGGCCGGAGAGAACCGCCGCGTCGTCGAAACGTCGATTGAGCATCTCGCGGACGAGGACTGGGACGCCGCCGCATCGGTGCTACAGGATCGATTCGAGAGCGTCTGTGAGACACAGCACCCCGAACTCCAGCCGGACTCCCACCCAGCAGCGTGTCACCTTTACGACCAGAATGACAGCGACAGTACCTGA